ACTGATGCGGAAACGTTGAGGGTAGTGACAATGGTGTATGGCGGTTTGGTGAATAAGAATATTGTTGCCGGGTTGCAGGCGTATGGTGTCAATGCGCTGGGATTGACCGGAGCGGATATGAACGTGATACGTTCGGTGAAACGTCCGGTGAAAGAAGTTGATTACGGTTTCGTCGGCGATGTGGAGAAGGTGGATGCTTCTCTGTTGTCTGACTTGATATACAAAGGTGTGGTGCCGGTTATGGCTCCGTTGACACACGACGGACAAGGGAATATGCTGAATACGAATGCGGATACTATTGCCGGAGAGACGGCAAAAGCCTTGTCGGGCCTGTTTGATGTGACATTGGTGTACTGTTTCGAGAAAAAAGGTGTACTGCGTGATGAGAATGATGACGATAGTGTAATTCCTCAGATTACCCGTGCGGAATTTGAACAATACGTAGCCGATG
The nucleotide sequence above comes from Bacteroides caccae. Encoded proteins:
- the argB gene encoding acetylglutamate kinase, producing the protein MREKLTVIKVGGKIVEEEATLRQLLNDFAAIEGHKVLVHGGGRSATKIAAQLGIESKMVNGRRITDAETLRVVTMVYGGLVNKNIVAGLQAYGVNALGLTGADMNVIRSVKRPVKEVDYGFVGDVEKVDASLLSDLIYKGVVPVMAPLTHDGQGNMLNTNADTIAGETAKALSGLFDVTLVYCFEKKGVLRDENDDDSVIPQITRAEFEQYVADGVIQGGMIPKLENSFEAINAGVSEVIITLASAINGNGGTRIKK